Proteins encoded in a region of the Planococcus citri chromosome 1, ihPlaCitr1.1, whole genome shotgun sequence genome:
- the endos gene encoding cAMP-regulated phosphoprotein 19: MECNPQNLPEAVNRSQTTDPQNEDLKAEEEKLKAKYQLPSNWRGSGHSVFLQKKLAKGQKYFDSGDYQMAKQNTCKPKIDKAAPQSLLKFGTGEAIPTPDTVPARKTSIIQPKFTPAT, from the exons ATGGAATGTAATCCACAGAATTTGCCTGAAGCAGTGAATCGAAGCCAGACGACTGACCCTCAA AATGAAGATTTAAAAGCTgaggaagaaaaattaaaagcgAAATATCAGTTACCGTCCAACTGGAGAGGAAGCGGGCATTCGgttttcctgcaaaaaaaattggcgaaaggT CAAAAATACTTCGATTCTGGAGATTACCAAATGGCGaaacaaaatacttgcaaaccTAAAATAGATAAAGCTGCCCCTCAGTCGCTTCTGAAATTTGGCACCGGAGAGGCAATTCCTACACCTGATACAGTTCCTGCGCGTAAAACATCCATAATTCAACCTAAATTTACTCCTGCAACGTAA